A stretch of DNA from Synergistaceae bacterium:
GATGGCAATATTATATTTGTCGACTCTGATTCCGGCACACCATAGACTCTTATGGTCAGCCCCGCAGAAATTGCCGAGCCGTACAAATGTATAGGGTATCCGAATGATTCCATGACAGCATATGATTTTATGTTTCCCTCACTGCCGCCAAGTTTGAACAGACTGCTTTTGTTAAGGAGATTTATGTTTTTGGAGCTGTTATCAAGCAACGGTGCTGTGCCATATACAAATCCGGCATAAGCTCCGTTTGAATATTTATAGGGAGTAAGCGTTGTTGCTGACTTAAACGCTGAAATAACCTCATAATCTCCGCCCGCCGATAAATCTCTCTGCGCGTAAAGTAACGTAAGCACATCGCCTTTTGCCTGATTGTCGCTCTGGAGTGGCATATCATCTTTATTTGTCCCATTTATACCCCATTTGAGCGAAACAGGCAGCTTATAGCCGTGGCTTGCGTAATGCGTCCAGCTCAACATGTTTATCTTACTGAGACTTGCTGCTATTGTCTCAGAATTTCCGCACCTCCACAAACCCAGCCCCGCATAGCGTATTTTGTTGTCCACGAACGAAATAACCCTCTCGGCGTGATTCCTAGCGGTCATAATCTGCTGAGTCTGGGTGTAAAATGTGGTGAGCATATAGAACGACATGCACAGCACGAGGATGAACCCTGCCTGAAGCAACATAGTCATCAATTGTTCCGTCAGAATGAAAGCTCTTGAACGTTTCATGATATGCACCTTATTTGCGTAAATTATTCTTGCCTAAAATTTTGACACAGGATATTATTATTAGCATTCTACCAAAAATACAATAGGGGGTAAAATCATAATGGAGAAACTGAGCGTATACAAGTGCGGGAAGTGCGGCAACATCGTTGAAGTCATGCATGTCGGTGGGGGAACTCTGTCCTGCTGCGGCGAGCCTATGAAGCAGCTGAAGGAGAACACGACAGACGCGGCAACGGAGAAGCATGTGCCAGTGTTTGACGGCGGAAAGGTGAAAGTCGGAAGCGTTGCCCACCCGATGGCGGAAGATCACTATATCGAGTGGGTAGAAGTCATCAACGGCGAGAGGGTATGCCGTCAGTTCCTGAAGCCGAATGAGTCGCCCGAAGCGGGATTCGAGTGCGTGAAGGCCGGAACGGTAATGCGGGAGTACTGCAACAAGCACGGACTCTGGAAGGCCGAAGCGTAAATGAAGCTGTCCGACTCAATGGTCGCCGCCATAAATGACCAGATAAAGGCGGAATTTGACTCAGCGTATATCTATCTTGCGATGTCGGCATATTTCGAGGACTGCGGGCTTTCGGGAATGGCTCACTGGATGCACAAGCAGTACAAAGAGGAAGAAGAACACGCCGAGAAGTTCATAGAGTATCTTTACAGGCGCGGTGCAAGGGTGATAATCCCTGAGATTGCCCGCCCGAAAGAGTCCTACAATGACGCGCTTGATGTTTTCAGGACGGCTTACGCTCACGAGCAGTATGTTACCTCGCGTATCTACAAGCTGGTTGACATGGCCGAATCCGAGAAGGATTACGCAACGCTGTCAATGCTGAAGTGGTTTGTTGACGAGCAGGCAGAGGAAGAAGAGAACGCCGGCGCGATAGTGTCAAAGCTGGAATTTCTCGGTTCGGACAAGCACGGTGTCTACATTGTTGACCGGGAATTATCAGCAAGGTAATGTGAATTTTGACGGGGGAGTCTTACGGGGCTTCCCTGTTTTTTGCTGACATGGACACAAGGCTGAAAGCATTTCTTGACGGACTATATTACGTATACCAGCGGCGCGAATTAATCAACCCTGACCCGCTTTATTTCCTGTATAAGTATGATGATGTGCGGGACAGGGAGATTGCCGGGCTAGTTGCTTCATCGCTTGCGTATGGGCGAGTAGCTCAGATAATGAAGAGTGTTGAGCGAGTATTGTCCTGCCTGACTGAAGAGCCGCATAAATTTCTTCTCACAAATAATAGGTTTGACATAGTGCCGGAGGATTTCAAGCACCGTTTCACGACAAGCGAGGACATTAACATACTGCTGAAGAACTCTGCTGAAATTCTGCGTGAATATGGAACTCTTGAAGAATTTTTGCGTGAATGCCTGAAGATTTCTGACGGTGATATATTTTGTGCGCTTGATGAATTTTCGCTGAGACTGTCGCGGGGGAGGAAGCCGGGAAGTTTTTCGCTTGTTACAGCACCTAGGGATGGGAGTGCGTGCAAGCGTTTATTTTTGTTCCTGAAATGGTTAGTGAGAAGTGATGAAGTTGATCCTGGCGGATGGAAAGTGTTGCGGCCGGGGAATTTAGTTGTGCCTACTGACACTCACATGCATAGCATAGCGATGAAGCTGGGATTTACGCGGAGGAAGAACGCTGATTTGCGGTGTGCAATTGAGATAACGGAAGGTTTTCGAGAAGTCTGTCCAGAAGATCCTGCGAAGTATGATTTTGTGCTTACGAGATTTGGTATAAGAGCGGGGCTGAGTATTTCCGAAATATGTATGACCTAGCGAGCGCGAGAGCGCATACGCCTATATTGCAGACTGGCTTGTTTGTGCTTGACATTTTGCGGGGGGATTGCGTATAATTCTTGCCGTTGTTCACATACCGGGGATATAGCTCAGTTGGGAGAGCGCTTGAATGGCATTCAAGAGGTCAGGGGTTCGAATCCCCTTATCTCCACCAGTAAAGACTTCGACACAAAATTTGATTGTCGATTTAAGATAGATACAGGGTTTCTCGATTTTAACGGGAAGCCCTTGAAATTTTTTGTGGCCTTCTTACGTTGCACTTATCTGACACAAATAACGTACACAATTTTTTAAGAGCAAAAAAAGAGTACCCCGTGTGTGAGATACTCTAAAGATTTTTCATCACTTCAGCACTTTTACTCGTAATTATCAGTTATTGCAAGTATTTACGCGACTTCACTCTCAAAAATTCGTCCCTTTTTCGGCACTATTCCGGCACTGCTATGACCTTTTTCAACGTCCTGATACTCAAGCCGTAAATTTTTCACGGTCTCTTCGCTTTTCATCGGGGCTACTTCACCAGTCCCTTTATCAAAGACATTGACCTTAAAAAATACCTCAACTTTTTCATTGTAATCTATAACATTTTCAACGTATGACTTAATGAAGTTTCGACACTCTGAGATATTATGCGCCCTGATAAATTCGCCTGACCTGATAAATATCTCTTTTACCTGTTCTTCTGATATTAGGCTTGCTTTGTTCTTGAGTTCAAGCTCTTTAAGCGTATCTTCAAATTTTTGTCTTTGCGCCTCTAATTCTTTCAGCTTGCCCCCTATAGTGTCAATTTTAACGCCTCCATCTGATACTAAATCGAGAAGATTGCCAATCTTACGGTCTATATCCTGAATTTGCGTTTTTATGGCGGTTATTTCGTTGTCTGACTGAGAAGACATCATAGCGTTATAGTCATTCAACATCTCCGTCAAGTTCTTTAAGGAAACTTTAGAGAACAGACGGTTATATAGCTCATCAAGTACGTAATTATCTACATAGTCCCTTCGGATTTCCTTATTGTGGCAGCCCTGCTTATTATGTTGCCTTGAACATCTATAAGAGGCATAATTACCTGACCGCCTGCCGTTAGTCCTGACATTTCCGCACATGCTCCGACCGCACTCACCGCAGAAAATTAACCCTGATAATAAATAAATCTCTTTTGCTGTGTATTGTCCGGCTTTGCATTTATTCTCTGACTTTTTGGCTTGAACTATGTCAAATGTCCTCTGGTCAATTATCGCAGGTATTACATCTTCAGCAATAATCCATTCTTCTCTTGGTCTGACTGTCGGATTTCGTTTCCTGCTACGTTTTTCTCAAGTCGCTTATTGAAAACATAAGTCCCAACGTACTTTTCATTTTCAAGTATGGAGTACAGGCTATTTTTACCGAACTGGTTACCTCTCTTTGTACGATAGCCAATACTGTTGAGATAATTCAAGATTTGATTATAACCTATTCCGTCTGCATACTTTTCAAAAATTATCCGTACTATTTCGGCTTCTTTCTCGTTGAGAGACATATTTTCGTGTATCTGGGTCAACTTCAAGACCTAAAGGCGGAGTTCCTCCGAGATGTTTATGCTGTAAAGCCGTTTCTCTCTGCCCTTTTCTGACTTCACGGGCTAAATTTGAACTGTAATATTGCGCCATGCCCTCAATCACTGACTCAAGCATTATGCTTTCTGGCGAGTCATAGAGATTTTCTGTTACTGATATGATAGTTACGCCATTCATGCGTAGTTTTTTCTTAAAAATTACAGCATCGTACTTATTACGAGAAAATCTATCTAATTTGTGAATTAAGAGATAACGGAATTTTTTATCTCCGCTGTCCTTTATCATTCGCTGAAACTCTTCACGTTCTGAACTTGTACTAGATTTTGCCCTGTCTGCATAAATTTCAATAATTTGCAAACCATTACGTTGAGCATATTCACGGCAAGCTCTTTCCTGAGCATCTATTGACTCGTCTCTTGGGTTATGGCTTGAAAATCTCGCATAAATTACCGCTATTAGAGTCTGTAAAGTTTTCTGTGTATAGGCACAATTTTTTCTAGATTTTCTAGAATTTGCAAGGTGTTCGTTTCATCAAAACACACTTTTCTGCACAGACTCCTCTATTATCAGAATTATTGGTGTTTAACATATTATTGTCTCCTTAGTGTATAAACTATGTTCATAGTTATAATATCTTTCTATCATGCTTATTCTTACGGCGGAAAGAAGCCGGAAATAATAAATCTCCGGCTCTCGGTCTTTCATACCGTTTAGCAGTTTTTCACTTGCTGATAGACCGCATAAAGCATTTTAATCATTGGCATTATTCCGCCTCGGTCTAAATTTATTGCGTACACTCTACCTTTATCAAAAGCTATCCCTTTTCTATTGCTGTTCTGATAGTCAGCTTTTATCTTCTGTCTTGTTGTAGTACTAATCATCATTTAGCAACTCCTCTCCGTCGTTCTTCTTGAAGCTAATTCCACGAATATACGGCTTGCCTCCGCTTTTATAGGGTTTACCGTTACTGCCAGTATCCTCATAAATCAAGCCGGAATCACACTCACCGTTTCAGGAGTCTCGTGGAAAAATATTATCCTGCTTGGCGCGAGGCAAAACAAATTTTAGCGGACATGCCTTTAGATTATTGGGAAAAAAACTATGCGTAAATTTCCCCTTTTGTTTTCATAGCTGGCAGGGATTATTTTTTCCGCGTATTTTTCGTTAATGACGCTTGCCAAAAATTGTTATCGTAGTGTAATATTCACTCATCCAAAAAATTTTTTGACAACCAATCTTCACAGAAAAGAGATGCAGCTATGTCATTCAAGTATGCAGGGCGTTTCAACTCCTTTGTGTTCAAGAATGCGACTGTTTATGACGCAATAGACAGCTACACGAACATGAAGGGAATAACACATCTTGAGTTCAATTACCCGGAACATTTCACGGGCTATGACATTGAGGAGATAATCAAGCGCAAAAAGCATTTGGGCGTGAACGGACTCGCGGTTCGCTGGCGCGGTGCTGACTTTAAGCCCGGAGATTTCACGAACGAGAATCCCAAAACACGCGAAAGAGTCATCACAATGTGCCGTGAAGCTGTTGACGTTTGCAGAAAACTTGACGGCTCTGTAGTAACTTTGTGGCTTGAGAATGATGGATTTGATTACCCGTTTCAGATGGATTACTCGCGGGCATGGGAGCAAATTGTAGAGGGCGTGAGAGATGTCGCGGATTATGCGGCGGGCAGTGAGGGCAAAAAGGAGATAAAAATATCGATTGAGTACAAGCCCTACGAGGAACGTAATTTTGCGATGATCGACAGCACCGGGATGACAATGTATCTTCTTGAGGAAATCGCCCGGGATAATGTCGGCTGTACTCTCGACTTCTGCCACATGCTAATGAAGCACGATAACCCGTCATTCGGAATCGCACTTGCGGCGCGGAAGGGAAAACTTTTCGGCCTCCACATGAATGACGGCTACGGATGGCAGGACAGCGGGATGATTTTCGGCTCGGTGAATCCTGTTTTAGCGTTAGAGTTCATATATTATCTCAGGAAGTATGACTATCAGGGAGTCGTATTCTTTGACACATTCCCGATTCGTGAAGACCCGTTCAAAGAGACTCAGGCCAATATTGACGCATTCGAGAAAATCAACGGGATAATTGACCGCATAGGCATGGAGGAATTTGCAGAGGTAATACGCGCTAAAGACGGCGTGAAGGTTAGCGGGCTTGTGCTTGACATGTTCAAGTGAAAGCATAAATACACAAGGAGGAATAATCGTAATGAAGAGAAGTTACACCGCGTTAATTTTGGCTGTGCTTGCAGTAATGGCACTCGTATTCACGGCATTTGCTGACGAGTTCAACCCCGACTCAGATCCCAGCGCAAAGACAATCGAGCAGGTTCGCGCGGAATTGGGCGAAGAAGTTCCCGTAAAAGATGTGCATAACCTTTCAGCCATCATGAAATCAATCTCAAATGAATTTTGGCGCAGTCTCAAAGAAGGCTATGACCTTGCGGCGAAAAATTCAGGCGTGAATATCCGCGTTGACGCAACAACAGATGAAGGCGACGAGATCGGCCAGCAGACAATGATGGACAACGCAGTGAATCAGGGAGTCAAAGCTGTAATGGCAAGCCCGATTTCAGACTCTAATCTCGCGGCGGCTGTCGATAATGCAAAGTCAGCCAAAATTCCTGTCGTCAATGTCAACGATGGATTAATCGCAAATTGTGATTACTACGTCGGCCCTAACGCCTACATGAACGGACAGCTCGCGGCTGAATGGATCTCAAAGAAGCTCGGCGACAAAGGCCAGGTGGGAATCGTTATCGGAATGGCGAAAGCGTTTGCGGCTCGTGAAAGGACTCAGGGCTTCGAGGACTGGATAAAGGATCACAAATCAGGACTCGAAATCGTTGCGAAACAGAATGCAGACTGGGACAGGCAGAGGGCTAAAGAGCTTGCGTCAACATGGATAATGCGCTTCCCTGATATGAAGGCTATCTTCTGCAACAATGACGATATGGCACTGGGAGTCGTCGAGGCTGTCGATGAGGTTGACGCAGATATTCTTGTGGTCGGTGTTGACGGAATCGGCGAGGCTTATACGTCAATCAAGGAAGGCAAACTTGACGCGACTGTCGACTCATTCCCCTACTACATGTCGCAGGTTGCTGTCGAATGCACGCTGAGAGTCTTGGCAGGCCAGAAAGTTCCGCATGTCGTTGCGACTCCTCAGGCGTTAATCGACAAGGACAACGTGAACAAGCCCGCAAAAGAGATAATCAACTGGGTAGATACAGTGTACACGAAATAGCATAAGGCAAAAGCAAACGGGGTGTGAAAGACTGCATCCCGTTTTTGTTTAACAGAATGGAGCGTGTCAATGTCTAAGGCAGTAGAATTTGTGAAAATCAACAAGCACTTCCCCGGCGCACACGTCCTAAAGGATATATCATTCAGCGTTGAGGAAGGAGAAGTAACAGCTCTTCTCGGTGAAAACGGCGCAGGAAAATCTACAATCCTCAACATACTTCACGGCGTTTACCCCGAATATGAAGGCGATGTGTTACTGCACGGGAAAAAAGTACAGTTCCGCAACCCGAATCAGGCAATC
This window harbors:
- a CDS encoding desulfoferrodoxin, with translation MMEKLSVYKCGKCGNIVEVMHVGGGTLSCCGEPMKQLKENTTDAATEKHVPVFDGGKVKVGSVAHPMAEDHYIEWVEVINGERVCRQFLKPNESPEAGFECVKAGTVMREYCNKHGLWKAEA
- a CDS encoding ferritin, which codes for MKLSDSMVAAINDQIKAEFDSAYIYLAMSAYFEDCGLSGMAHWMHKQYKEEEEHAEKFIEYLYRRGARVIIPEIARPKESYNDALDVFRTAYAHEQYVTSRIYKLVDMAESEKDYATLSMLKWFVDEQAEEEENAGAIVSKLEFLGSDKHGVYIVDRELSAR
- a CDS encoding TIGR02757 family protein, with the protein product MTGESYGASLFFADMDTRLKAFLDGLYYVYQRRELINPDPLYFLYKYDDVRDREIAGLVASSLAYGRVAQIMKSVERVLSCLTEEPHKFLLTNNRFDIVPEDFKHRFTTSEDINILLKNSAEILREYGTLEEFLRECLKISDGDIFCALDEFSLRLSRGRKPGSFSLVTAPRDGSACKRLFLFLKWLVRSDEVDPGGWKVLRPGNLVVPTDTHMHSIAMKLGFTRRKNADLRCAIEITEGFREVCPEDPAKYDFVLTRFGIRAGLSISEICMT
- a CDS encoding zinc ribbon domain-containing protein, with translation MCGNVRTNGRRSGNYASYRCSRQHNKQGCHNKEIRRDYVDNYVLDELYNRLFSKVSLKNLTEMLNDYNAMMSSQSDNEITAIKTQIQDIDRKIGNLLDLVSDGGVKIDTIGGKLKELEAQRQKFEDTLKELELKNKASLISEEQVKEIFIRSGEFIRAHNISECRNFIKSYVENVIDYNEKVEVFFKVNVFDKGTGEVAPMKSEETVKNLRLEYQDVEKGHSSAGIVPKKGRIFESEVA
- a CDS encoding recombinase family protein gives rise to the protein MSLNEKEAEIVRIIFEKYADGIGYNQILNYLNSIGYRTKRGNQFGKNSLYSILENEKYVGTYVFNKRLEKNVAGNEIRQSDQEKNGLLLKM
- a CDS encoding recombinase family protein is translated as MAVIYARFSSHNPRDESIDAQERACREYAQRNGLQIIEIYADRAKSSTSSEREEFQRMIKDSGDKKFRYLLIHKLDRFSRNKYDAVIFKKKLRMNGVTIISVTENLYDSPESIMLESVIEGMAQYYSSNLAREVRKGQRETALQHKHLGGTPPLGLEVDPDTRKYVSQRERSRNSTDNF
- a CDS encoding TIM barrel protein, coding for MSFKYAGRFNSFVFKNATVYDAIDSYTNMKGITHLEFNYPEHFTGYDIEEIIKRKKHLGVNGLAVRWRGADFKPGDFTNENPKTRERVITMCREAVDVCRKLDGSVVTLWLENDGFDYPFQMDYSRAWEQIVEGVRDVADYAAGSEGKKEIKISIEYKPYEERNFAMIDSTGMTMYLLEEIARDNVGCTLDFCHMLMKHDNPSFGIALAARKGKLFGLHMNDGYGWQDSGMIFGSVNPVLALEFIYYLRKYDYQGVVFFDTFPIREDPFKETQANIDAFEKINGIIDRIGMEEFAEVIRAKDGVKVSGLVLDMFK
- a CDS encoding substrate-binding domain-containing protein — protein: MKRSYTALILAVLAVMALVFTAFADEFNPDSDPSAKTIEQVRAELGEEVPVKDVHNLSAIMKSISNEFWRSLKEGYDLAAKNSGVNIRVDATTDEGDEIGQQTMMDNAVNQGVKAVMASPISDSNLAAAVDNAKSAKIPVVNVNDGLIANCDYYVGPNAYMNGQLAAEWISKKLGDKGQVGIVIGMAKAFAARERTQGFEDWIKDHKSGLEIVAKQNADWDRQRAKELASTWIMRFPDMKAIFCNNDDMALGVVEAVDEVDADILVVGVDGIGEAYTSIKEGKLDATVDSFPYYMSQVAVECTLRVLAGQKVPHVVATPQALIDKDNVNKPAKEIINWVDTVYTK